Proteins co-encoded in one Timaviella obliquedivisa GSE-PSE-MK23-08B genomic window:
- the psbE gene encoding cytochrome b559 subunit alpha produces MMAGTTGERPFSDIVTSIRYWVIHSITIPALFIAGWLFVQTGLAYDVFGTPRPNQYFTDSRTVPPIVQDRGEAKTQIDDFLKAN; encoded by the coding sequence ATAATGGCAGGTACTACTGGCGAAAGACCATTTTCAGATATTGTAACTAGCATCCGCTATTGGGTAATTCACAGCATTACCATTCCGGCTTTGTTTATTGCGGGTTGGCTGTTTGTGCAAACCGGCTTGGCGTATGATGTGTTCGGAACTCCTAGACCTAATCAGTACTTCACTGATTCTCGGACTGTTCCACCAATCGTCCAAGATCGGGGCGAAGCGAAAACGCAGATTGATGATTTTTTGAAAGCGAATTAG
- a CDS encoding biotin transporter BioY: MVRKLKTTIFQSLLPRLQPLSLPTLPAVKVPPAAEILWAIIGLILTIGGTLLEAFVPSPPWSWIQNGTVEAYSLGVTCQVGAVLLVGCLGGKNAAAISQVAYLLLGLTWFNVFTQGGGVDYVLNPRFGYLLGFIPGAWICGFLAFRLPVKLEHLALSCLMGLLSIHTVGMSYLAIANSFNWAVVGATSLPQSLLTYSLSPLPGQLAVICAVAVVSFALRHVMFY, encoded by the coding sequence ATGGTAAGAAAGCTCAAAACGACAATTTTTCAATCTCTGCTCCCACGGTTGCAACCCCTTTCCCTTCCAACCCTTCCTGCCGTGAAAGTTCCACCCGCTGCTGAAATCCTTTGGGCAATTATTGGTCTGATTTTGACCATTGGTGGAACTTTGCTGGAAGCCTTTGTGCCCAGCCCTCCCTGGAGTTGGATACAGAATGGCACGGTAGAGGCTTACTCGTTAGGGGTAACTTGCCAAGTTGGGGCGGTGCTGTTGGTGGGATGCTTGGGGGGCAAAAATGCGGCAGCGATTTCGCAAGTTGCTTATTTACTCTTGGGTCTAACCTGGTTCAATGTCTTTACTCAGGGTGGGGGAGTTGATTATGTTCTCAATCCTCGGTTTGGGTACTTGCTAGGGTTTATTCCGGGTGCCTGGATTTGTGGATTTTTAGCGTTTCGGCTGCCAGTCAAGCTGGAGCATTTGGCGTTGAGTTGTTTGATGGGGTTGCTCAGCATTCATACCGTGGGCATGAGTTATTTGGCGATCGCCAATTCCTTTAATTGGGCTGTTGTAGGCGCAACGTCGTTGCCTCAAAGCTTGCTCACCTATTCTCTTTCCCCTCTGCCAGGTCAACTAGCGGTAATTTGTGCGGTCGCTGTTGTTTCCTTTGCCCTGCGCCATGTAATGTTTTATTGA
- a CDS encoding photosynthesis system II assembly factor Ycf48, whose amino-acid sequence MHPIFKPVKQILIVLSVVLLCSGCAKAFLPAITPNPWEVISLPTEATLSDVAFTDDPNHGWLVGQRSTLLETTDGGQTWELRGLDLGAERAGFLSVSFSGQEGWVLGQPSILLHTTDGGQNWERVPLSEKLPGAPYAISALGEKSAEMTTDVGAIYRTTDSGKTWQALVEEAVGVVRNMVRSPDGKYVAVSSRGSFYSVWQPGNDAWQQVLRNSSRRLQNMGFGKDGRLWLLARGGILQFTDPESESGWSEEITPEFATSWGLLDVAYRTPEEIWVSGGSGNLLVSYDSGKTWNKDREVENVPSNLYKIIFLNPEKGFILGQRGTLLRYRQAA is encoded by the coding sequence ATGCACCCTATTTTCAAGCCAGTTAAGCAAATTCTGATTGTGTTGTCTGTCGTGCTGCTCTGTAGTGGTTGCGCTAAGGCGTTTTTGCCTGCTATTACTCCTAACCCGTGGGAAGTAATTAGCTTGCCGACTGAGGCAACCCTCTCAGATGTTGCATTCACCGACGATCCTAACCACGGTTGGCTAGTCGGTCAGCGATCGACGCTTTTAGAAACCACTGATGGGGGGCAGACCTGGGAATTGCGAGGTCTGGATCTGGGCGCTGAACGGGCGGGCTTCCTGTCTGTCAGCTTTTCGGGGCAGGAAGGTTGGGTGTTGGGACAGCCTAGCATTCTGCTGCACACAACCGACGGTGGTCAGAACTGGGAACGGGTTCCTCTTAGCGAAAAGCTTCCGGGCGCACCCTATGCGATTAGCGCGCTGGGCGAAAAGTCTGCTGAAATGACGACCGATGTTGGCGCGATTTATCGAACAACAGATAGCGGTAAGACTTGGCAGGCATTGGTCGAAGAGGCAGTAGGCGTGGTGCGCAACATGGTGCGATCGCCTGATGGCAAATACGTTGCGGTTTCTTCGCGGGGCAGCTTTTACTCCGTTTGGCAACCGGGCAACGATGCCTGGCAGCAAGTTTTACGCAATAGCTCCCGCAGATTGCAGAATATGGGCTTTGGCAAAGATGGTCGGCTTTGGCTATTGGCACGGGGCGGCATTTTACAGTTCACGGATCCTGAGAGCGAAAGCGGTTGGTCGGAAGAGATCACTCCTGAGTTTGCAACCAGTTGGGGACTCTTAGATGTAGCCTATCGTACCCCTGAAGAAATTTGGGTTTCGGGCGGTAGCGGCAACTTACTCGTAAGCTACGACAGCGGTAAAACTTGGAACAAAGATAGAGAAGTAGAAAACGTTCCTTCTAACCTCTATAAGATCATTTTTCTAAACCCTGAAAAAGGGTTTATTCTGGGGCAGCGTGGCACATTATTGAGATATCGACAAGCCGCTTAA
- a CDS encoding rubredoxin, which produces MSLDDLEAPPIGTETSEPEVIDPKTLDRFECGACGYTYEPVKGDSTGKIASGTAFEVLPETWRCPVCGVRKERFSNIGPAGNPSGFKENLRYGLGVNTMTPGQKNILIFGALGAFFLLFLSLYGLK; this is translated from the coding sequence ATGAGCCTGGATGATTTGGAAGCGCCCCCAATCGGGACAGAAACGTCTGAGCCGGAAGTGATTGACCCTAAAACTCTCGATCGCTTTGAATGTGGGGCTTGTGGCTACACTTATGAGCCTGTGAAAGGAGATAGTACCGGGAAGATCGCGAGCGGTACTGCATTTGAAGTTCTTCCTGAAACTTGGCGTTGCCCGGTGTGCGGTGTCCGTAAAGAAAGATTTAGCAATATTGGTCCCGCTGGAAATCCTTCAGGATTCAAAGAAAACCTGCGCTACGGATTAGGAGTGAACACGATGACTCCTGGGCAAAAAAACATCTTAATTTTTGGAGCTTTGGGCGCATTTTTTCTCCTTTTCCTCAGCCTCTATGGTTTGAAGTAG
- a CDS encoding photosystem II reaction center protein J: protein MFQSGRIPLWLVGTVAVTGVLVVVGIFFYGAYAGLGSSI from the coding sequence ATGTTTCAATCCGGTAGAATTCCGCTTTGGCTGGTTGGAACCGTTGCTGTGACGGGCGTTTTGGTTGTAGTAGGGATCTTCTTTTATGGAGCCTACGCAGGGCTAGGTTCATCAATCTAG
- a CDS encoding dihydroorotase — MTSILLSQARVLNPVYDTDQIADVLITDGIITAVEAPILDRPEDTQVIDCTGLVLGPGLVDLYSHSGEPGFEERETLDSLLKAAIVGGFTRLTLLPDTHPALDHPAQLEWMRTQVCSCSSVQVEYWGALTLGTQGQQMAELAELADGGVIGFADGRPLANPALVRRSLEYAQPFNKPIAFWCCDPDLTSNGVVREGIAALRLGLPNSPAIAETTALAALLECVADIQLPIHIMRVSTARSVELIQAAKARGLSITASTTWLHLLLNVNDIRGYHTSLRVEPPLGNPSDQAALIQGFKDGVLDAIAIDHTPYTYEEKTVAFAESPPGAIGLELALPLLWQAFVTSADWTALALWRSLSTHPALCLQQNPGAIAPGLSAEMTLFDPQQVWQVTPASLQSQSYNTFWLGQEIIGKVVKTWQTGKK, encoded by the coding sequence ATGACCTCTATCCTTCTCAGCCAAGCCCGCGTCCTCAATCCTGTTTACGACACTGACCAAATTGCCGACGTTCTTATTACTGATGGCATTATTACCGCAGTCGAAGCGCCTATCCTCGATCGCCCCGAAGATACTCAAGTTATCGACTGCACTGGACTAGTACTTGGGCCCGGACTGGTCGATCTGTACAGCCATTCTGGAGAACCTGGATTTGAAGAGCGTGAGACTTTAGACTCCCTCCTCAAAGCCGCGATCGTCGGAGGGTTTACCCGCCTAACGCTCCTCCCCGACACTCACCCCGCCCTCGATCATCCTGCCCAACTTGAATGGATGCGCACCCAAGTTTGCTCCTGTTCCTCTGTCCAAGTCGAGTATTGGGGCGCACTGACGCTGGGCACCCAAGGGCAGCAAATGGCTGAGCTAGCAGAACTTGCAGACGGTGGAGTAATTGGCTTTGCCGATGGTAGACCTCTGGCTAATCCAGCCTTAGTGAGACGATCGCTGGAATACGCTCAGCCTTTCAACAAACCAATCGCCTTCTGGTGCTGCGACCCCGATCTCACTAGTAATGGCGTAGTCCGTGAAGGCATTGCCGCCCTGCGCCTGGGCTTACCCAACAGTCCTGCGATCGCTGAAACCACAGCCTTAGCTGCACTCCTAGAATGTGTAGCCGATATTCAATTGCCCATCCATATCATGCGCGTTTCTACAGCCCGTAGCGTTGAGCTAATTCAGGCAGCAAAAGCGCGCGGTTTGTCCATCACCGCCAGCACCACCTGGCTGCATTTGCTATTAAACGTCAATGACATTCGCGGCTACCATACGAGCCTGCGTGTCGAGCCACCCCTTGGCAATCCGTCCGACCAAGCCGCCCTCATTCAAGGATTTAAGGATGGCGTGCTGGATGCAATCGCCATTGACCATACGCCTTATACCTACGAAGAAAAAACCGTCGCCTTTGCTGAATCGCCCCCCGGTGCCATTGGGCTAGAACTCGCATTGCCGCTGCTTTGGCAAGCCTTCGTAACCTCCGCAGACTGGACAGCATTAGCACTTTGGCGTAGCCTGAGTACCCATCCGGCGCTTTGTTTACAGCAAAATCCTGGCGCGATCGCTCCGGGTCTATCTGCCGAGATGACTCTTTTTGACCCGCAACAGGTTTGGCAAGTCACCCCTGCAAGCTTGCAATCTCAGTCCTACAACACCTTTTGGTTAGGACAAGAAATCATCGGGAAGGTGGTGAAGACTTGGCAAACAGGAAAAAAGTAA
- a CDS encoding CPBP family intramembrane metalloprotease: MKRIILSLITVTVVVLLGSSLFASLSEPQISDRIELYQTDLVLRATELNPKSLSGSQLTAVRKNLLGENPFKTALEAYQEVRKSAQTNLDKFQAQLVPPSLTDPQKQLVKASQQQQDLIHQLDLRIGLLQVKENQISTALKTWDAVATQAEDSSLAATAGVLAGLWSEPPQLLPNAEPQIQKHLEGWFQDQGLTRLYQLQQRTDALVPLQANAQVNAQETLVKLAIVGALPAVGGIIGIFLLIGFAVQWVRRRSLDPLLAWEVPWTWETILQVLMIGFFFSGQIALPLLIKSLGIDFSAFGGRASAVNTLIYYVLMATSALTILYLSIKQHLPLPEGWFRPGGKRNWFAWGLGGYFVALPLMLLVSVLNQQIWQGQGGSNPLLQIVLEEGDPVALGMFFFTAAIAAPVFEEILFRGFLLPSLTRYFPVGGAIALSSLIFATAHLSLSEILPLTVLGAILGFVYTRSRGLLSSIMLHSLWNSVTMIGLFILGSGMN, encoded by the coding sequence CTGAAACGAATTATTTTGAGCCTGATCACCGTGACGGTGGTCGTTTTATTGGGAAGCTCCTTGTTTGCAAGTTTGAGCGAACCGCAGATTAGCGATCGCATTGAACTATATCAGACCGATCTGGTGCTGCGTGCCACCGAGCTAAATCCTAAAAGCTTGTCGGGTTCGCAATTGACGGCGGTGCGCAAAAATCTCTTGGGTGAAAATCCTTTCAAGACAGCGCTCGAAGCCTATCAAGAGGTGCGGAAATCGGCGCAAACTAACCTAGATAAATTTCAGGCTCAGCTGGTTCCACCGTCCCTGACCGATCCACAGAAGCAACTGGTCAAAGCTAGCCAACAACAACAGGATTTAATTCACCAGCTTGACCTCAGAATTGGGTTGCTTCAAGTCAAGGAAAATCAAATTTCCACAGCGCTCAAAACCTGGGATGCAGTTGCGACTCAAGCCGAAGATTCCTCTTTGGCTGCTACCGCTGGGGTGCTGGCTGGGCTGTGGAGTGAGCCGCCGCAACTTTTGCCCAATGCCGAGCCACAAATTCAAAAGCATTTAGAAGGCTGGTTTCAGGATCAAGGGCTGACTCGGCTTTACCAACTGCAACAACGAACGGATGCGTTAGTGCCCTTGCAGGCAAATGCGCAGGTGAATGCTCAAGAGACTTTGGTGAAATTGGCGATCGTGGGGGCACTGCCTGCAGTAGGCGGCATCATTGGCATATTTTTGTTAATTGGATTTGCGGTGCAGTGGGTGCGGCGGCGATCGCTCGATCCGTTGCTGGCTTGGGAAGTTCCCTGGACTTGGGAAACGATTTTACAGGTATTAATGATAGGGTTCTTCTTCTCAGGACAGATTGCATTGCCGTTGTTAATCAAATCATTAGGCATAGATTTTTCAGCGTTTGGCGGACGCGCAAGCGCGGTTAATACGTTGATTTATTACGTACTCATGGCGACTTCTGCCCTGACAATTTTGTATCTTTCCATTAAGCAGCATTTGCCCTTGCCTGAGGGCTGGTTTCGCCCAGGGGGAAAGCGCAACTGGTTTGCCTGGGGCTTGGGGGGTTACTTTGTGGCTTTGCCGCTGATGCTGTTGGTTTCAGTGCTGAACCAACAAATTTGGCAGGGGCAGGGGGGCAGCAATCCGCTGTTGCAAATTGTCTTGGAAGAGGGCGATCCGGTGGCATTGGGAATGTTCTTTTTCACAGCAGCGATCGCCGCTCCAGTGTTTGAAGAGATTTTGTTTCGAGGCTTTTTGCTGCCTTCTCTAACGCGGTATTTCCCAGTGGGTGGAGCGATCGCCCTCAGCAGTCTCATCTTTGCAACCGCTCACCTCAGCCTTTCAGAGATTTTGCCGCTAACTGTGCTGGGGGCAATTTTAGGGTTTGTGTACACGCGATCGCGCGGGTTATTGTCATCCATTATGCTGCACAGTCTTTGGAATAGCGTCACCATGATTGGACTGTTTATTTTGGGCAGTGGAATGAATTAA
- a CDS encoding photosystem I reaction center subunit XI, which yields MTAEVVSSGGDPQTGNLATPINSSDFTKALINNLPAYRAGLSAQRRGLEIGMAHGYLLYGPFTLLGPYRNSSVADMAGLIFSVGLVVILTICLSIYAGSKPNGPISTLTTPKAPAELATPEGWNEFASSFLVGGVGGAAVAFLLFTVISSGLIDGLGNLV from the coding sequence ATGACCGCAGAAGTTGTTTCATCGGGTGGAGATCCTCAAACAGGAAACCTCGCCACCCCCATTAATTCCTCTGATTTTACTAAAGCCCTTATCAATAACCTACCTGCCTACCGCGCAGGTCTTTCTGCCCAGCGCAGAGGTCTGGAAATTGGCATGGCACACGGCTACTTGCTCTATGGGCCTTTCACCTTATTAGGGCCCTACCGCAACTCTAGCGTGGCAGACATGGCAGGGCTAATTTTCTCAGTAGGTCTTGTGGTAATTCTCACGATTTGTCTGTCCATCTATGCAGGTTCAAAGCCCAACGGCCCAATTAGCACTCTGACTACTCCCAAGGCTCCTGCCGAGTTGGCAACTCCTGAAGGTTGGAACGAGTTTGCAAGCAGCTTCCTCGTTGGCGGTGTGGGTGGAGCAGCAGTCGCGTTCTTGCTGTTCACTGTCATTAGCTCTGGGCTAATTGATGGGTTAGGTAACTTGGTATAA
- the psaI gene encoding photosystem I reaction center subunit VIII — MTASLLPSIFVPLTGIIMPAVAMAFLFLYIEREDADGI; from the coding sequence ATGACAGCTTCACTCTTGCCTTCTATTTTCGTACCCCTTACAGGGATCATCATGCCCGCTGTGGCAATGGCATTTTTATTCCTTTACATTGAGCGGGAAGATGCCGACGGCATTTAA
- the psbF gene encoding cytochrome b559 subunit beta — MTSNNPNQPVSYPIFTVRWIAVHTLAVPSVFFIGAIAGMQFIQR; from the coding sequence ATGACAAGTAATAATCCCAATCAACCTGTTTCTTACCCCATTTTTACCGTTCGTTGGATCGCGGTTCATACCCTCGCGGTTCCTTCTGTTTTCTTCATTGGCGCGATCGCAGGAATGCAGTTTATTCAACGTTAG
- a CDS encoding histidine phosphatase family protein produces MATRVILVRHGESTYNAQRRVQGHCDESTLTEAGQLGASQAGVALQDLQFDAIYCSPFQRARETADLILASLNHKAPSELQITKNLREISLPLWEGLSFQEVEEKFPELYECWRDRPHELQMPLVTSEGTQTFYPVVALYEQAQRFWQEILPKHPGQTILAIAHSGINRCLISAAMDLGITGYKVLYQSNCGISVLNFSGELGAPVQLESINLTAHLGHPLPPIRRGQRGPRFLLVRHGETDWNRQQRFQGQIDVPLNENGKIQSAQAAAFLKNFQIDRAVTSPMLRPKETAEIILQYHPQVTLEFNDNLVEISHGLWEGKLESEIEQEFPGELAQWQNYPETVQMPEGENLQQVWERAIAAWTHILATTPANPDGQVTTVLVTAHDAVNKAILCYLAGQSPEKFWTFKQGNGAVSVIDYPDGATGRCVIQAMNITTHQGSILDKTAAGAL; encoded by the coding sequence CTGGCTACTCGCGTAATTTTAGTTCGGCACGGTGAAAGCACCTACAACGCTCAACGCAGAGTGCAAGGGCACTGCGATGAATCGACACTGACCGAAGCGGGTCAACTTGGGGCTTCCCAGGCAGGCGTTGCTCTTCAAGATTTACAGTTCGATGCGATCTATTGCAGCCCCTTCCAAAGGGCACGGGAAACGGCTGACTTGATTTTAGCCAGTCTCAATCACAAAGCTCCCTCCGAGCTACAGATTACCAAAAACCTCCGAGAAATTAGCCTGCCCCTCTGGGAAGGGCTGAGCTTTCAAGAAGTTGAGGAGAAGTTTCCAGAGCTTTACGAGTGCTGGCGCGATCGCCCCCACGAGTTGCAAATGCCGCTTGTCACTTCAGAAGGCACCCAAACCTTCTACCCAGTTGTTGCCTTGTACGAGCAAGCCCAAAGGTTTTGGCAAGAAATCCTACCCAAACACCCTGGACAAACCATTTTAGCGATCGCCCACAGCGGTATTAATCGTTGTTTGATCAGCGCCGCAATGGATTTGGGCATAACCGGATACAAAGTACTCTATCAATCTAACTGCGGTATCAGTGTCCTCAACTTTTCAGGCGAACTGGGCGCACCCGTTCAACTCGAATCTATTAATCTCACGGCTCATTTAGGTCATCCCCTACCCCCCATTCGTAGAGGGCAGCGTGGCCCTCGCTTCCTGCTAGTGCGCCACGGCGAAACCGACTGGAACCGACAGCAGCGGTTCCAAGGTCAAATTGATGTGCCACTCAACGAAAACGGTAAAATCCAATCGGCACAAGCCGCAGCCTTTCTTAAAAACTTTCAGATCGACCGAGCCGTCACCAGTCCAATGCTGCGCCCCAAAGAAACTGCCGAAATCATCTTGCAGTATCATCCCCAGGTTACCCTCGAATTCAACGACAACTTGGTCGAAATCAGCCATGGACTCTGGGAAGGCAAACTAGAGTCAGAAATTGAACAAGAGTTTCCGGGCGAACTTGCCCAGTGGCAAAACTATCCCGAAACTGTGCAAATGCCCGAAGGCGAGAACCTGCAACAGGTCTGGGAACGGGCGATCGCCGCATGGACTCACATCCTTGCCACTACTCCTGCCAACCCCGATGGACAAGTTACAACTGTCCTTGTCACCGCCCATGATGCTGTTAATAAAGCCATCCTTTGCTACCTCGCGGGGCAATCTCCTGAAAAGTTCTGGACTTTTAAGCAGGGCAACGGAGCCGTCAGTGTCATCGACTACCCCGATGGTGCAACGGGCAGATGCGTCATCCAAGCCATGAACATTACTACCCATCAGGGCAGCATCCTCGACAAAACCGCCGCTGGCGCTCTATGA
- a CDS encoding lipoprotein signal peptidase codes for MNFKNQTFWVVALLGLILDQVTKFVIKQTFELEQSLPLWKGVFHLTYVTNKGAAFSLFAGQGVWLRWLSLLVSLGLIALVVFSPNLSKMEQMGYGFILAGALGNGIDRFLAGAVVDFLDFRLIQFPVFNVADVCINIGIFFLLLVNFVKPSNESKR; via the coding sequence ATGAATTTTAAGAATCAAACTTTCTGGGTAGTTGCTCTCTTGGGGCTAATCCTAGACCAAGTAACCAAATTTGTGATTAAGCAAACCTTCGAGCTAGAGCAGTCTTTGCCCCTCTGGAAAGGCGTTTTTCACTTAACCTATGTGACTAACAAAGGCGCAGCGTTTAGCCTATTTGCTGGGCAAGGGGTATGGCTGCGTTGGCTTTCTTTGTTAGTGAGCCTGGGGCTGATTGCTTTAGTAGTGTTTAGCCCAAACCTCAGCAAGATGGAGCAAATGGGCTATGGCTTTATTTTGGCAGGGGCATTGGGCAATGGCATCGATCGCTTTTTAGCAGGGGCAGTGGTTGACTTTTTGGACTTTCGGCTGATTCAGTTTCCAGTTTTTAATGTGGCAGATGTTTGCATTAACATCGGCATCTTTTTTCTGCTACTGGTTAACTTTGTCAAACCCTCCAACGAGAGTAAACGATAA
- a CDS encoding photosystem II reaction center protein L, which translates to MNRPENPNKQPVELNRTSLYLGLLLIFVLGILFSSYFFN; encoded by the coding sequence ATTAATCGTCCTGAGAATCCCAATAAGCAGCCCGTAGAACTAAACCGGACTTCGCTTTACTTGGGTTTGCTGTTGATTTTTGTTCTGGGAATTTTGTTCTCCAGCTATTTCTTCAATTAA
- a CDS encoding ATP-binding protein, with protein sequence MAQFDQAFMKRLYTAFDPFRQLQANDPEWVDCQSVRGDEDVLKGLGREILRSERVTCQLYSGHTGGGKSTELLRLKQFLEDNQYRVVYFAVDDEDLEPEDTEYGDVLIACARQLIKELKPAKPDEKTTMGRLQTWSDKLWRSLHDLGLTELSLEEFAYETPDLGLGKLSTTIKTNTAKRQQIRRQVELDADSLIDILNQLIRDALNGEPSDRLVLIADNLDRVVEKFDPDSRRSNYEQIFVTHSDDLKALDCHLIYTVPISLVYLSHAMAMADRYKPVEVLPMVMVKTPDGQPCPKGIEVMKDIIQRRFRAADQSLDLVDVFEEMTAVEQLCLMSGGHVRNLMTLMKETLQHTETLPIRNRAVKRALSGLRDTYRRTIDEPDWVLLARVHLDKIIINNDEHRKLLFQRCILEYWCLNEEEEEVKWHDIHPLIFGVERFQSALKQVSTGE encoded by the coding sequence ATGGCTCAGTTCGATCAGGCTTTTATGAAACGGCTTTATACTGCGTTTGACCCGTTTCGTCAGTTGCAGGCAAATGATCCGGAGTGGGTGGATTGTCAATCGGTGCGGGGCGATGAGGACGTGTTGAAGGGCTTGGGGCGGGAGATTTTGCGCTCAGAAAGGGTTACCTGTCAGCTTTATTCAGGGCATACGGGTGGGGGAAAATCGACGGAACTGCTGCGGTTGAAGCAATTTTTGGAGGATAACCAGTATCGGGTGGTGTATTTTGCGGTGGATGATGAAGATTTGGAACCGGAGGATACGGAGTATGGCGATGTGTTGATTGCCTGTGCGCGGCAGTTGATTAAGGAGTTGAAGCCTGCCAAGCCGGATGAGAAGACAACCATGGGACGGTTGCAAACTTGGTCGGATAAACTGTGGCGATCGCTCCATGACCTTGGTTTAACTGAACTCAGTCTAGAAGAATTTGCCTATGAAACGCCAGACTTAGGTTTGGGCAAACTTTCCACTACGATTAAAACCAACACTGCCAAACGCCAACAAATTCGCCGCCAAGTTGAGTTAGATGCGGATTCGCTGATTGATATTTTGAACCAGTTGATTCGAGATGCACTGAATGGAGAACCGAGCGATCGCCTTGTATTAATTGCCGACAACCTCGATCGGGTGGTGGAAAAGTTTGACCCCGATTCTCGGCGCAGCAACTATGAGCAAATCTTTGTCACTCATAGCGATGACCTAAAGGCGCTAGATTGTCATTTGATTTATACCGTGCCAATCTCGTTGGTGTATTTGTCTCATGCGATGGCAATGGCAGATCGCTATAAGCCTGTGGAGGTGTTGCCGATGGTGATGGTAAAAACGCCCGATGGTCAGCCTTGCCCGAAGGGCATTGAGGTGATGAAAGACATTATTCAGCGGCGGTTTAGGGCGGCGGATCAGAGTTTGGATTTGGTGGATGTGTTTGAGGAAATGACGGCGGTCGAGCAGTTGTGCTTGATGAGTGGTGGGCATGTGCGAAATTTGATGACTCTCATGAAGGAGACGCTGCAACATACGGAGACACTGCCGATTCGGAATCGGGCAGTGAAGCGGGCATTGTCAGGATTGCGAGACACCTATCGCCGCACCATTGACGAGCCTGACTGGGTATTGCTGGCGCGGGTACATCTAGACAAGATAATTATCAATAATGATGAGCATCGGAAACTGTTGTTTCAGCGCTGTATTTTGGAGTACTGGTGTTTAAATGAAGAGGAGGAAGAAGTAAAATGGCATGATATCCATCCATTGATTTTCGGAGTAGAGCGGTTTCAAAGTGCGCTAAAGCAAGTCTCTACGGGAGAGTAG